Below is a window of Aphelocoma coerulescens isolate FSJ_1873_10779 chromosome 29, UR_Acoe_1.0, whole genome shotgun sequence DNA.
TCTCAAGCCTGGAAGGGATTGAGTCCCGTGGGCCATGGGAGCAGCACCAGAGTGTGTCCATGCCTGCATCTCCCACGGGATGCAGCCTCATGCCAGAGGCGTGGAGCGGAGCCCGACCACACCAGCGGaccctgtgccagcctggcaCGTGGCTGAGACAGTGTGTCAGCAAATATTTGCCACATCTGGGTGGGTTGGGGACAAAGCAAAGCTCGGGACAGCAGGGCCATGTCCTGCAGGATCTTGGACAGGAGCAATGTCCACAGGGGAGGCTCCATGGCAGTAGAGGAACCGTTCACACTTCAGCACCAGATATGAGTTCGACCTGTGCTCAGCCACGGTTGCGCGAGGATGGGGGTGGACAGCTATGCCAGACAAAGTCTGGAAAAACAAATTGGGAAAGCAGGATGGTGCCTGTTGGGTCAGAATTACCTGAGGCTGTCGGAGAAGGCCTCCACACCGTACTTGGAGATGCAGTACCCGCCACCGAAACAGGACACGCGGCCCATCACGCTGGCCACATTGACCAcacggccccgcgcccgccgcacCAGCGGCAGGAGGCTCAGCGTCACCTCCACGAGCCCCACCAGATTGACATTCAGCACCTTGACAAAGTCCTCCTTGGTCAGCCACTCGTTCGGGGCCGTGGGGAGGATGATCCCTGCGTTGTTCACCAGCCCCCAGAGCCCTGGAGAGGGGACGGgatgagctggggctgttccccAGCCCACAGCCCCATGCCAGCCTTGCCTGTGTTGAGTGGGCGAGGTGGCAGGAGAGCTGGTGGGGTGACAGTGGGGTGACACTAGGGGTGCCAACCCCATCCTACCTCGATCGCCCACACGCTCCCGGACCCAGGCGGTGACATCGGCGATGCTCTTGCTGGAGGTGACGTCCAGCAGGACGGTCTGGAGCCGGCTGGAGGTGGCCGCCCGCAGCTGCGTGGCCCCGGCCTCGCTCAGACAGGCGGCCAGCACCCGCAGCCCACGCGCGTCCAGCTGCCGCGCCAGCAGGTTCCCGAAGCCGCTGTCACATCCCGTGATCAGCACGTGCTTCTCCGAGAGCCGCGGCACCGTCTGCCGCTCCCGGTGCCAGCGCCgcagcaggaacagccccagcagcaccgcCACCACGTACAGCCACATCCTCGGCACCGCACCGCCCGGTGACAGCCTGTGCCGGCCGTGCTCAGGCCACATTTATAGAGCCACGATTGCGGCAGCACCCGCGGCGAATTTCGTCCTCCTGGTTTGTAATTCCTGGCGCTGCCTTGCACCATTCCCTGTGCCTGCTGTGCCCTTAGCTGGTGTATCCCAATGCCCCACAGAGCTGGATTTGCTGGAACCCTCCAGGCACCGTCAGCAGCACCAACCCTGGACTTTCCCCTCTCACCCAGCTTTGGTGGGGGacagtgtccccaaatgtgGTGATGGAGTGGGACAGCTCCCACCAaccagctctgccaggaggaggaggaggcagaggaggacgATTCTATAAGAGGTTGCTTGGTCCTTTGCCCAGAGGGAAATCTGCTCAGGTTGGAACAGGTCTGACCTGTACTTGTGTGTGTTAATACCGCGGGTGCCCGTTTGGGCAAGTCCCCCGGCAActtggcaggggctggaccCTGAACGGAGCAGGTGCTCAGGGGAACAGCCAGAGCCTCCAGGAGCCCCCACAGCACAGCCTCGGTGCCACAGCCGGAGAGTGACACCACGCTCtgccaggaggggacagggggtctTTATTCAGGAACAAACCCTTCTGTGAGCAGGGGACAGAGGGTGAGACGTACACGCAGTTACAAATTCAGGGACCTTGGCACGGCCTCGGCTGCGGCCAATTTTGGATGCCACCGTGCATCACTGGATCCCGCTCTGCACTGCCCGGTCCTGGCGGCCCACTGCATCCCCGCCTTAGGCTTTCCCAACGCATTTGGGGCAGAACAAGGCAAACAGGGCATCGGTGAGGGCTGAGGGCAGGTAGCTGAGGGGGATGTAGAGCAGCTTGGCGTCCCAGCCGGCAGAGTAGCGGGTGCGGGGGTGGAGGCTGGTCAGCGCGTGCTCCATGCAGTTCGTGACCAGCGACAGGTCGGAGTTGTAGCCCTTCTGCATCACCTTGAGCATTGCCACAACTGCGGAGGCAGAAAACTCCACTGAGAGcctgcagctgggcagagccAAGTGGCTCCATGGGGTGTTGGGGCAGTGGCACACCCATGGGACCCCCGTGGCCCTGGGGATGTGccttgtgtcaggagagaaatcGCTCAGCCTTTGGGAGAGGTACTTACGCTGCCTCAAGTAATCCTCCCCGTAACTGGCTTTGATTTCCTCTGGAAGCTTCTGCCAGGTGGAAATAAAATTCTTTTCCAGATTCTCAGTGTTGGTGATCATTGTTTTGAAGTAGCCTGGCTCGATCACACAGACCTTCACCCCAAAGCTGCTCATCTCAAGCCTGGAAGGGATTGAGTCCCGTGGGCCATGGGAGCAGCACCAGAGTGTGTCCATGCCTGCATCTCCCACGGGATGCAGCCTCATGCCAGAGGCgtggagcagagcccgaccacACCAGCAGaccctgtgccagcctggcaTGTGGCTGAGACAGTGTGTCAGCAAATATTTGCCACATCTGGGTGGGTTGGGGACAAAGCAAAGCTCGGGACAGCAGGGCCATGTCCTGCAGGATCTTGGACAGGAGCAATGTCCACAGGGGAGGCTCCATGGCAGTAGAGGAACCGTTCACACTTCAGCACCAGATATGAGTTCGACCTGTGCTCAGCCACGGTTGCGCGAGGATGGGGGTGGACAGCTATGCCAGACAAAGTCTGGAAAAACAAATTGGGAAAGCAGGATGGTGCCTGTTGGGTCAGAATTACCTGAGGCTGTCAGAGAAGGCCTCCACACCATACTTGGAGATGCAGTACCCGCCACCGAAGAAGGACACGCGGCCCATCACGCTGGCCACATTGACCacgcggccccgcgcccgccgcacCAGCGGCAGGAGGCTCAGCGTCACCTCCACGAGCCCCACCAAGTTGACATTCAGCACCTTGACAAAGTCCTCCTTGGTCAGCCACTCGTTCGGGGCCGTGGGGATGGCGATCCCTGCGTTGTTCACCAGTCCCCAGAGCCCTGGAGAGGGGATGGGATGAACAGTGGAGTGGGGTGACAGTGGGGTGACAATAGGGGTGCCAACCCCATCCTACCTCGATCGCCCACACGCTCCCGGACCCAGGCGGTGACATCGGCGATGCTCTTGCTGGAGGTGACGTCCAGCAGGACGGTCTGGAGCCGGCTGGAGGTGGCCGCCCGCAGCTGCGTGGCCCCGGCCTCGCTCAGACAGGCGGCCAGCACCCGCAGCCCACGCGCGTCCAGCTGCCGCGCCAGCAGGTTCCCGAAGCCGCTGTCACATCCCGTGATCAGCACGTGCTTCTCCGAGAGCCGCGGCACCGTCTGCCGCTCCCGGTGCCAGCGCCgcagcaggaacagccccagcagcaccgcCACCACGTACAGCCACATCCTCGGCAGCGGCACCGCACcaggatggggactgggaagCGACTCGGGAGCGGCTTGTCCCGACCTTGGCCCTGCCCGCTGGCCGCTGTTAATAATTAATGAGCGGATCCACCGGGGCAACGATCGCGGAGGTGCCGCGGGGCCTCCCGGCACTACCGCGATGCGGGATGGGCTCCTCCCCGTCCTCTTACGGGGCTcgtcccggtgctgccgcctggAGCCCGCCGGGCTGCGGGCAGTGCCTCGGGATGTGTCCCGGGGTTCGCTCCGGGCGTTCTTGCGGGGAAGAGTTAACGGGAGCGGGGCAGCGCCCGGGGCTTCCCGCACCGCTGCGCTGCCGCCCCGGGAAGCCCCCGGACCCCGGAACATCCCCGCGCCCTCccgcccccggagccccccgaaTCACGGGACTACCCCGGGACCCTCCCGGACTCTGGGACCACCCCGAAACCCCCCCGGACCTCAGCACCCCAGAGCCCACCGGACCCCGAGTCAACTCTGGACACCCCGTCCCGGGACCCCCTTGGACCCCGGGGCACTCCCGGACCCGCACGCCCCCGGACCTCTCCGGATCCCGCGacactcccggacactgggacaTCCCGGGACATCCCGGGACCTCAGCGCCCCGGCACCCACCCGCCCGGGGACCCCTCGGATCCCGGGACATCCCCGGACCTCAGCATCCCGGCACCCTCCCGGATCCGGGTACCTCCCCGAATCCCGGTACCCCTCGGACCTCAGCGCTCCAGGaccacccccagaccccccccagatcccgggaccccccgggccCCAGGGCATCCCCTCCCCTCCATCCCGGGACGGCTCCGATGCTTTACCCCCCTGCCACTCCCCCGGTGTGCACGTCCCCGGTCCCGGTGTCTACCGGCGGCCCGGGGCCGGACTACATCTCCCGGCGGCCCCCGGGCCCGGCGCCGCCGCttcccgccgcctcccgccgctcCGCTCCCGCCATGGCGCGGTTCGAGCCGGCGGCGCTGCCCGAGCTGCTCCCGGTCTTCTACCGGCGGCTCTTCCCGCACGGCCCCTACGGCCGCTGGCTCAGCTACGGCGGCGGTGAGCGGGGGGAGAACCGGTACCGAGCCGGGGGGCACCGGTATCAGGCGGGAGGCGTCGATacggggcggggggcgccgtCGGGGATGCGGTACCGGGCGGTGGGCAGCCGTACCGGGCCGGGGGTATGGCCGGAGACACCGTGGGAGGGGCGAGGGGGTACCATGGGGGACACCGATACCGGGCGGGGGGCACCGATATCAGACGGGAGCACCGCGATCCCCGGTCCCAGAGCACGTTAGGGGGCCCGGGGGCAGGCGGGGCGTGGATGCACCGACCGGGACACcgggggagcagggaaagggaggcCTGGGGGTGACTGCGATGGGGGATTCAGGACGGCATTGACCTTCCCGTGTCCCTCCAGTGAAGAACTACTTCCAGCTGCGGGAATTCTCCTTCACCCTGCGGGATGATGTGTACCTGCGCTTCCAGTCCTTCGGCAGCCCCCAGGAGCTGGAGCGGGAGCTGCAGAAGATCAACCCCTACAAAATCGACATCGGGGCCGTCTATTCCCACCGGGTGAGTCCCGGGCACCGTGACCGGGGGTCTGCAGGGGTCCCTGGCCACGCTGAGCCCGTCCTGTCCCTCCTGCAGCCCAACCAGCACAACACGGTGCACCTGGGAGCCTTCCAGCCGCAGGAGAAGGAGCTGGTCTTTGACATCGACATGACGGATTACGATGATGTCCGGACCTGCTGCAGGTTCCCAGGAGGGCTCTGGGCTGCGAGGGGGCTCGAGGGTGTGGGGTGGCCGCCTGACCCCCCCTCGCTCTGTCCCCAGCTTGGCTGATATCTGCTCCAAGTGCTGGACGCTGATGACCATCGCTGTCCGCATCATCGACCGCGCGCTCGTGGGtgaggggcttggggacacctgTGGGCCCTGACTGTGCATGTCCAGACCACGCTCGGCCCCACAGCGATGCCCAGACCCCAAAGAGGGGCCGGGCCATGCTCTCACCGAGCTGGGGCACATGCTGGTGCCCGGCAGGTTTGTGGCACCGTCAGCTTTGGGTGGTCACCACAGCCTGTCCCGATGCGACCCCCAAGCCCATCTgtgccccccaaacccatctGTGCTCCCCGCAGAGGACCTGGGCGTGCAGCATCGCCTGTGGGTGTACTCTGGCCGGAGGGGTGTCCACTGCTGGGTGTGCGACGATGCAGTGAGGAAATGGTCCCCGGCACTGCGGGCGGCTGCTGTGGAGTACCTGAGCCTGGTGAAGGTGGGTGCACGGGGGGCCAGAAACCCCCTGCTCACTCCTGACCCTAGTGAAGGTGGGTTTATAGGGGCCTGGGCACCTCCTGACCCTGCTGAAGGTGCGTTTATGGGGGTCTGGGCACTCCCTGCCCACGCCTGACCCTGGTGAAGGTGGGTGCACATGGGTCTGGGCACCCCTTTACCCTACTGAAGTTGGGTTTAGGGGGGCCAAACacccccacagcccacccccacAGCCTGACCACCGCTGTCCCCCAGGGCGGAGCGGACACTGTGAAGAAGGTGAACCTCTCCCACCCCGTCCACCCCTTCATCAGGTGGGTGGGGACCCCCTCAGCCCATCCCTGCAGGCACCGGCGGGCGCTGAGCCCATCCCGCTCCCCGCAGGCGCTCGGTTGGCGTGGTGGAGAAATACTTTGAGGAGTATGCACTGCTGGGGCAGGACATCCTGGGCAGCCCGGAGCGCTGGGACAAGGTGCTGGCCCTCATCCCGGAGGATATCCTTCCtcgtgctgtgctgtgctggatctggacaggctggatggaTGGGCCGAGTCCAACAGCATAAAGTTTAAGAATTTCAAGTTccaggtcctgcactttggccacaacaacccctgcagcgctacaggctggggacagagtggctggacagcGGCCAGGCAGAGAGGAACCTGGGGGCACTGATGGACagcaggctggacatgagccagcagtgagcccaggtggccaagaaggccagtggctcctggcctggatcaggaatagtgtggccagcaggaccagggaagtccTTCTTgccctgtactcggcactggtgaggccacacctcgagtgctgtgcccagttctgggcccctcagttcaggaaggacgtGGAGACGC
It encodes the following:
- the LOC138099938 gene encoding retinol dehydrogenase 16-like yields the protein MWLYVVAVLLGLFLLRRWHRERQTVPRLSEKHVLITGCDSGFGNLLARQLDARGLRVLAACLSEAGATQLRAATSSRLQTVLLDVTSSKSIADVTAWVRERVGDRGLWGLVNNAGIILPTAPNEWLTKEDFVKVLNVNLVGLVEVTLSLLPLVRRARGRVVNVASVMGRVSCFGGGYCISKYGVEAFSDSLRLEMSSFGVKVCVIEPGYFKTMITNTENLEKNFISTWQKLPEEIKASYGEDYLRQLVAMLKVMQKGYNSDLSLVTNCMEHALTSLHPRTRYSAGWDAKLLYIPLSYLPSALTDALFTLFYPKSVGKA
- the LOC138099937 gene encoding retinol dehydrogenase 16-like; the protein is MFRGPGASRGGSAAVREAPGAAPLPLTLPRKNARSEPRDTSRGTARSPAGSRRQHRDEPRKRTGRSPSRIAVVPGGPAAPPRSLPRWIRSLIINSGQRAGPRSGQAAPESLPSPHPGAVPLPRMWLYVVAVLLGLFLLRRWHRERQTVPRLSEKHVLITGCDSGFGNLLARQLDARGLRVLAACLSEAGATQLRAATSSRLQTVLLDVTSSKSIADVTAWVRERVGDRGLWGLVNNAGIAIPTAPNEWLTKEDFVKVLNVNLVGLVEVTLSLLPLVRRARGRVVNVASVMGRVSFFGGGYCISKYGVEAFSDSLRLEMSSFGVKVCVIEPGYFKTMITNTENLEKNFISTWQKLPEEIKASYGEDYLRQLVAMLKVMQKGYNSDLSLVTNCMEHALTSLHPRTRYSAGWDAKLLYIPLSYLPSALTDALFALFCPKCVGKA
- the PRIM1 gene encoding DNA primase small subunit, which codes for MARFEPAALPELLPVFYRRLFPHGPYGRWLSYGGVKNYFQLREFSFTLRDDVYLRFQSFGSPQELERELQKINPYKIDIGAVYSHRPNQHNTVHLGAFQPQEKELVFDIDMTDYDDVRTCCSLADICSKCWTLMTIAVRIIDRALVEDLGVQHRLWVYSGRRGVHCWVCDDAVRKWSPALRAAAVEYLSLVKGGADTVKKVNLSHPVHPFIRRSVGVVEKYFEEYALLGQDILGSPERWDKVLALIPEEYREPLQAEFPKKKDSVQRWELLRGRVERTRASGRGVALGPCYADWEVMLQFCFPRLDINVSKGLGHLLKSPFSVHPKTGRVSVPLDLQRLDQFDPFAVPTITSLCHELDTAGSDGEQEDVGETEPKRRARDYKKTSLAPYVRVFEQFVEGMESARRGERIRRSDLQGDF